One window of the Pyrinomonadaceae bacterium genome contains the following:
- a CDS encoding CPBP family intramembrane glutamic endopeptidase, protein MNTPEESAPQEPAEPVSESPPEALPEGTTPSRKLRELFIAIFTWLVSVALLLLPQILALPYLLYYYQGKPLTRESLLADKTLVVLLVAGILPAHLITLAVTWAVATRFGKIPAKAALQWHWASPISILKSMGLAVVLFGLAWAVTLIFGGQETDIERILKSSRTAALIVAFLAVVTAPLVEEIVYRGILYPAWQRLTGSTAAVIIVTLSFALPHIPQYWPNMAVIASITTLSLILTIVRARTGNLLHCYLIHLVFNGVQAILIVLETLVRSLKTPNPDVVPTFIQSLLKIL, encoded by the coding sequence GTGAACACACCCGAAGAGTCCGCACCTCAAGAACCGGCCGAGCCGGTTTCCGAAAGCCCACCCGAGGCGCTTCCAGAAGGAACGACACCCTCTCGCAAGCTGCGAGAGTTGTTTATTGCTATTTTCACTTGGCTGGTAAGTGTCGCGCTGCTCTTGCTCCCTCAGATCCTGGCACTCCCTTATTTGCTCTATTACTATCAAGGCAAACCGCTGACACGGGAATCATTGCTGGCGGACAAAACACTGGTTGTTTTGTTGGTAGCGGGGATTCTGCCTGCTCATCTAATCACGCTTGCTGTTACCTGGGCTGTGGCTACTCGCTTTGGAAAGATACCGGCGAAAGCCGCGCTGCAATGGCACTGGGCGAGCCCCATTTCGATCCTGAAGAGCATGGGCCTGGCTGTCGTATTGTTTGGCCTCGCCTGGGCAGTAACTCTTATTTTCGGCGGACAAGAAACCGACATCGAACGAATTTTGAAGAGTTCACGCACCGCGGCATTGATCGTTGCCTTTCTCGCCGTGGTGACAGCTCCGCTGGTTGAGGAGATCGTATACCGCGGCATTCTCTATCCTGCATGGCAACGTCTCACTGGATCTACAGCGGCGGTCATTATCGTAACGCTGAGTTTTGCGCTCCCTCATATTCCCCAATACTGGCCAAACATGGCAGTGATTGCTTCGATCACAACCCTAAGCCTGATACTAACGATCGTGCGAGCCCGGACTGGTAACCTGTTGCACTGTTACCTTATTCATCTCGTATTCAATGGCGTGCAAGCAATCCTCATAGTTCTTGAGACCCTGGTCCGGTCGCTTAAGACTCCCAATCCGGATGTAGTACCGACCTTCATTCAATCGCTCTTAAAGATCCTCTGA
- a CDS encoding FAD-dependent oxidoreductase, giving the protein MECEVIVVGAGIGGLTTAALLAARGVDVCVFERQPEVGGCVANFEHLGYTFEPTCGLYSGWEPGGIWERIFSQLPVAAPGVTKLSPNYVVRLPDGRDIQVSSDHSAFETEIATAFSECADAAIRFFREVRSGAGNEAVLTELLHGTSREFQWFIDAQLQTFTQSTSDGCSLSRATVALRLATGDLWSIDGAGQTLANRLAESLKASGGPLRLNSPVLRLAYGTDGNPIGVDLLSGERVIAKRAIISNLTVWDTYGKLVGPSRTPREVASELKKLTAWGAYLIFLAIDEAAIARLPSPRTWLICDSDVEEYDPENQQLMLNLAIGLTGGAPAGKRALTAIAFTQADEWFSFHEDHSWHDEKDQALLESWWTKLHQSLPQLGDAIEVIETSTPQTVYETARRRLGMIGAPSADDLRATLVPPFPNLFLVGDTASAGLGLEGVADLALTLANHLAPS; this is encoded by the coding sequence ATGGAGTGCGAGGTCATCGTTGTCGGCGCCGGCATAGGCGGCCTAACGACCGCCGCCTTGCTGGCCGCCAGAGGCGTGGACGTGTGCGTCTTTGAGCGGCAGCCCGAAGTGGGCGGATGCGTCGCGAATTTTGAACACCTTGGCTACACCTTCGAGCCGACCTGTGGACTTTATTCAGGATGGGAGCCTGGTGGCATCTGGGAGCGAATCTTTTCGCAACTGCCGGTGGCAGCGCCTGGCGTAACGAAGCTGTCGCCCAACTACGTCGTTCGCTTGCCCGACGGCCGCGACATTCAGGTTTCCTCGGATCACTCAGCGTTCGAAACCGAAATCGCAACCGCGTTCTCAGAGTGTGCTGACGCTGCCATTCGGTTTTTCCGCGAGGTCAGATCTGGAGCCGGTAACGAAGCTGTATTGACAGAATTACTCCACGGTACTTCAAGGGAGTTTCAATGGTTTATAGACGCGCAGCTACAAACGTTCACTCAGTCCACGAGCGATGGATGTTCTTTGTCGCGCGCGACTGTGGCGCTTCGATTAGCAACAGGCGATCTGTGGTCAATCGACGGCGCCGGTCAGACTCTCGCCAATCGACTTGCAGAGAGCCTGAAAGCGAGCGGCGGACCGCTGCGACTGAATTCACCGGTTCTGCGCTTGGCTTACGGGACAGACGGCAATCCGATCGGCGTTGATTTGTTAAGTGGCGAGCGTGTGATCGCGAAGCGCGCAATCATCAGCAACCTGACAGTTTGGGACACCTACGGAAAACTTGTGGGGCCGAGTCGCACACCGCGCGAAGTCGCGAGCGAACTGAAGAAACTCACCGCGTGGGGCGCATATCTGATATTTCTCGCCATCGACGAAGCTGCGATTGCACGGCTTCCCTCTCCGCGCACCTGGCTGATCTGCGACTCAGATGTTGAGGAGTATGATCCTGAAAACCAGCAACTCATGCTGAATCTGGCGATTGGGTTAACCGGGGGAGCACCCGCAGGAAAGCGCGCGCTCACTGCCATCGCATTCACCCAGGCCGACGAATGGTTCTCTTTTCACGAGGACCATTCCTGGCACGATGAAAAAGACCAGGCGTTGTTGGAATCGTGGTGGACGAAACTGCATCAGAGCCTGCCCCAACTCGGCGATGCAATTGAGGTAATTGAAACGAGCACTCCGCAAACAGTCTACGAAACCGCGCGGCGCAGATTGGGGATGATCGGGGCCCCGAGCGCTGACGACTTGCGGGCGACGCTCGTGCCGCCTTTCCCAAACCTCTTCCTGGTGGGAGACACCGCTTCGGCCGGTCTTGGACTTGAAGGCGTCGCCGATTTAGCCTTAACCCTCGCGAATCACCTCGCTCCAAGCTAG
- a CDS encoding GntR family transcriptional regulator, whose amino-acid sequence MYITIDEADRRPVYRQIAEEIKILIARGELEEGVALPPVRQIASDLGVNLNTIAAAYRELQKEGLVRVRHGAGAFVAARQVSQQSEAELRKALRASLTHLALAGLPRSEIIAIVNEELRQFFGRQS is encoded by the coding sequence ATGTACATTACCATTGATGAAGCCGACCGCCGTCCAGTCTATCGGCAAATTGCTGAGGAAATTAAGATACTTATCGCGCGCGGGGAGTTGGAAGAGGGAGTGGCGTTGCCACCCGTTCGCCAAATCGCCAGCGATCTCGGCGTGAATTTGAATACGATCGCGGCGGCTTATCGGGAATTACAAAAAGAAGGGCTCGTCCGAGTGCGTCACGGTGCAGGCGCTTTCGTGGCCGCGCGCCAAGTCTCGCAACAAAGCGAGGCTGAACTGCGCAAGGCTTTGCGGGCAAGCCTGACGCATCTCGCACTGGCAGGCCTGCCTCGCTCAGAGATTATCGCGATTGTGAACGAGGAACTTCGGCAGTTCTTTGGCCGACAATCGTAA
- a CDS encoding FecR domain-containing protein, translating to MRNPKYIVIMSAALLCAMLPSLAAAQNRERFGISAKAGGVNTVVGRVRVTRKGQQPQVLTSTDNLAVGETVTTLSSSNAEILLNPGSYLRLGENSEFEFEDISLENLRLRLLKGSAIIEATGVADMDLGIKVVTQHSEFTIVRSGVYRVDVRPDSAAMAVRKGRASFGPDKTDIVKGGKVVTLTNGLVAIAKLDKDKDDFDAWSKQRAQLLAQANMRIMNRSFNGFLSSFSGWDSWFWGPQRFGLWTYSPRAGCYTFMPFYYGWSSPYGHGYSNYYWRGGCCSGGYGYSNRNVVNNQYPGNSSPGGSNPGGTSGGNPGGSTPPPMSVSPPPASNPARNLDPYGGGRNVRKLDP from the coding sequence ATGAGGAATCCAAAATACATCGTCATCATGTCTGCTGCTCTGCTTTGCGCGATGCTGCCTTCGCTGGCTGCCGCGCAGAACCGTGAGCGATTCGGAATCTCGGCCAAAGCCGGCGGCGTAAACACCGTCGTCGGGAGGGTGAGAGTCACACGAAAAGGGCAGCAGCCGCAGGTGCTCACCAGCACTGATAATCTCGCCGTCGGCGAGACGGTCACGACCCTCTCCTCGAGTAACGCAGAAATCCTGCTGAATCCTGGCTCGTACCTCAGGCTGGGCGAGAACAGTGAATTTGAATTTGAGGATATCTCGCTCGAGAACCTGCGTCTCCGTTTATTGAAGGGCAGCGCGATTATTGAAGCCACTGGCGTCGCTGACATGGATCTGGGGATTAAAGTCGTTACACAGCATAGCGAATTCACCATCGTTCGTAGTGGGGTCTATCGCGTTGATGTGCGGCCGGATTCCGCCGCAATGGCTGTAAGAAAAGGCCGCGCGAGTTTTGGACCCGACAAGACAGACATCGTCAAAGGTGGAAAGGTCGTAACGCTGACGAACGGCCTGGTGGCTATTGCCAAACTGGACAAGGACAAAGACGACTTCGACGCCTGGAGTAAGCAACGAGCGCAGCTGCTGGCCCAGGCCAATATGAGGATCATGAACCGAAGCTTCAACGGTTTTCTCTCAAGCTTCAGCGGTTGGGATTCATGGTTCTGGGGGCCGCAACGTTTTGGTTTGTGGACATACAGTCCGCGGGCGGGCTGCTACACGTTCATGCCTTTTTATTACGGGTGGTCGTCACCGTACGGTCATGGCTATAGCAACTACTATTGGCGCGGAGGGTGTTGCAGTGGTGGCTATGGATATTCCAACCGTAACGTGGTCAACAACCAATATCCAGGCAATTCAAGTCCCGGCGGTTCCAATCCCGGGGGCACGAGTGGGGGCAATCCCGGTGGATCAACTCCACCACCGATGAGCGTGAGTCCGCCGCCGGCGAGCAACCCTGCCCGAAATCTTGATCCTTACGGCGGCGGGCGCAACGTTCGCAAGCTCGACCCGTAA
- a CDS encoding VWA domain-containing protein translates to MSRSLRRRRSPLVVCALVLAAALVLSFIPASASVTPFQSSQSLRFELPSNANLRVENLRGVVIAEVWSEPYVSIAAVTDSGEPIRSPAIIESSDRLLSVRVPRSPAKAPVNLELRIPSRTHAAIFTGNGSVEVRGLPSALLIQTVSGEIRIDVPNSANATLVAESRTGNVSSSVPSAAASQSQRPQLRARLGKGSGTVRLFSQAGNIVLGAQTQAAGVPARTQPIAPERRETLSAPQPTPPADRPELVGAGQQKPGAGIPARPSGTPEEVSEDDVIRVDTELVSVNVSVVDRGTNRGVNNLSKGDFRLYEDNVTQEVLHFESSSAPFNLVLLIDLSGSTANVVELIKSAASHFVDAARPFDRIGVITFAGDQAVVSPLTTDRVALHQRIREIRRPDGSTKLYDSLSFAMNEVFRQAKDSRRNAIVVISDGLDSVMPNVTGEGSRLTYQEVLRQAREFDGVIYTIWTETQSYEPLSPGDIQQATFDLAHDQMKEIADEGGGAFYECFKLEDLAGSYDRVVADLGTLYTLSYRPTNKLRDGSWRAIRVTVSRQGAVARGKRGYFAN, encoded by the coding sequence ATGTCCCGAAGTTTACGACGTCGTCGCTCTCCACTGGTCGTTTGCGCGCTTGTGCTCGCAGCGGCGCTGGTCCTCAGCTTTATCCCCGCCTCAGCTTCAGTCACTCCGTTTCAATCAAGTCAGAGTCTGCGCTTCGAACTGCCCAGTAACGCAAATCTCCGCGTTGAAAATCTGCGCGGAGTTGTCATTGCTGAAGTGTGGAGCGAGCCATACGTTTCGATCGCTGCCGTCACGGATAGCGGCGAGCCGATTCGCTCACCAGCCATCATCGAGTCGTCGGACAGGTTGCTTTCAGTTCGAGTGCCTCGAAGCCCGGCAAAAGCGCCCGTCAATCTTGAGCTGCGAATTCCGTCGCGGACTCACGCCGCGATCTTCACCGGCAACGGTTCAGTCGAAGTGCGCGGGCTGCCTTCAGCGTTGTTAATCCAAACTGTTTCCGGCGAAATTCGCATTGACGTGCCGAACTCGGCGAACGCGACCCTCGTCGCCGAATCGCGAACCGGCAACGTCTCTTCGTCGGTACCGAGCGCCGCGGCTTCACAGTCACAGAGGCCACAGTTGCGCGCGCGCTTAGGTAAGGGAAGCGGCACGGTCCGCTTGTTCTCGCAGGCCGGTAACATCGTTCTTGGGGCGCAGACTCAGGCTGCCGGCGTGCCCGCGCGTACGCAACCTATCGCACCTGAACGGCGCGAGACGTTGTCCGCGCCACAGCCCACGCCGCCGGCGGATCGGCCGGAGTTAGTCGGTGCGGGTCAGCAGAAACCAGGCGCAGGGATTCCGGCGCGCCCTTCAGGAACTCCGGAAGAAGTTTCAGAAGACGACGTGATTCGCGTGGATACTGAGTTGGTCAGCGTCAACGTGAGCGTCGTCGACCGCGGTACGAACCGCGGAGTCAACAACCTGAGCAAGGGTGATTTTCGTTTGTACGAAGACAACGTCACGCAAGAGGTTCTTCATTTTGAGTCTTCTTCGGCGCCCTTCAACCTGGTTCTGCTCATCGATCTGTCAGGTTCGACGGCGAACGTCGTTGAGCTCATCAAATCGGCTGCTTCTCACTTTGTTGACGCGGCGCGTCCCTTTGATCGCATTGGCGTGATCACGTTCGCCGGCGATCAGGCGGTCGTCTCGCCGCTGACGACTGATCGCGTGGCACTGCATCAGCGGATCAGAGAGATTAGGCGGCCCGACGGCAGTACGAAACTTTACGATTCGCTCTCGTTTGCCATGAACGAGGTTTTTCGGCAGGCGAAAGACTCGCGGCGCAACGCGATCGTCGTGATCAGCGACGGCCTGGACAGCGTTATGCCAAACGTGACCGGAGAAGGATCACGGCTTACTTATCAGGAAGTTTTGCGGCAGGCGCGTGAGTTCGACGGCGTCATCTACACAATTTGGACTGAGACGCAAAGCTACGAGCCGCTGAGTCCCGGCGACATTCAGCAAGCCACCTTCGACCTCGCCCACGACCAAATGAAGGAGATCGCTGACGAAGGCGGCGGCGCGTTCTACGAATGCTTCAAGTTGGAGGATCTCGCAGGCTCGTATGATCGAGTGGTCGCGGATTTGGGAACGCTTTACACGCTTTCTTATCGGCCCACTAACAAGCTTCGGGACGGTTCGTGGCGCGCGATTCGGGTGACGGTAAGCCGCCAGGGGGCGGTCGCGCGCGGTAAGCGCGGTTACTTCGCAAACTGA
- a CDS encoding PilT/PilU family type 4a pilus ATPase, translating to MSSNQSTESTAPQASLNLGSILQKMLAVSDKVSDLIFSPGRAPQIELVGKLQPVDIPGLDKLTPPQTAAIAKIIIGGHEEAAQSLEKVGSADLSFSVPSLCRFRVNIFKQRGTHAIVMRVIPTRPPNFADFNLPPQMRDIVELKNGIVLVTGPTGSGKSSTLAAVIDLINETKYYHIVTIEDPIEFLHAHKNSTIHQRELHSDTPNFALALRAALRQAPKVILVGEMRDRETMEVAMEAAETGHLVLSTLHTIDAAKTVERIIGVFPKNEEKIIRTRLAQSFRFIISQRLMPRADGSGRVAVMEILKATSRTREYIERGESEGKSLMDAMEQGDMEGMQTFDGEIEKMIRDGMVSKEDGLAYASNYGNLLLRLGDLGEGGSAKPEAEPAVPSMLDMIEP from the coding sequence ATGAGCAGCAATCAATCTACAGAATCAACGGCCCCGCAAGCGTCTTTGAACCTCGGCAGCATTCTTCAGAAGATGCTGGCCGTTTCCGACAAAGTTAGCGATCTGATTTTCTCGCCCGGCCGCGCGCCACAAATTGAACTTGTCGGCAAGCTTCAACCGGTGGACATTCCCGGTCTGGACAAACTAACCCCACCGCAGACCGCGGCTATAGCCAAAATAATCATTGGTGGTCACGAAGAAGCTGCCCAGAGTTTGGAGAAGGTTGGGTCGGCTGACCTTTCGTTCAGCGTGCCGAGTCTGTGCCGCTTTCGCGTGAACATCTTCAAGCAACGCGGCACCCACGCGATCGTGATGCGCGTTATTCCCACGCGGCCACCGAACTTTGCGGATTTCAATCTGCCGCCGCAGATGCGCGACATCGTCGAGCTAAAAAACGGGATCGTGCTCGTGACCGGGCCGACCGGCAGCGGTAAAAGCTCGACGCTCGCCGCCGTCATCGATCTCATCAACGAGACGAAGTACTACCACATCGTCACGATCGAGGACCCAATTGAGTTTCTGCACGCGCACAAGAACTCTACGATTCATCAGCGCGAGCTGCATTCCGACACGCCAAATTTCGCGTTGGCGCTGCGCGCCGCTCTGCGGCAGGCGCCGAAAGTAATCCTGGTCGGTGAGATGCGTGACCGCGAGACGATGGAAGTCGCTATGGAAGCCGCCGAGACAGGCCACCTGGTGCTCTCGACCTTGCACACCATCGACGCTGCGAAAACCGTCGAACGCATCATTGGCGTTTTCCCAAAAAACGAAGAAAAAATCATCCGCACGCGCCTGGCCCAGTCATTCCGTTTCATCATCTCGCAGCGCCTTATGCCGCGGGCGGACGGCAGCGGCCGGGTCGCCGTGATGGAGATTCTCAAAGCAACGTCACGCACCCGCGAATACATCGAACGCGGCGAGTCCGAGGGAAAATCGCTGATGGACGCGATGGAGCAGGGCGATATGGAAGGCATGCAGACCTTTGACGGCGAGATCGAAAAGATGATTCGCGACGGCATGGTAAGCAAGGAAGATGGACTCGCTTACGCATCGAATTACGGCAACCTGCTGCTGCGGCTGGGTGACCTCGGGGAGGGCGGGAGCGCAAAACCAGAGGCCGAACCTGCGGTTCCATCGATGCTGGATATGATCGAACCGTAA
- a CDS encoding GAF domain-containing SpoIIE family protein phosphatase yields the protein MDKLRMLLDITKKISRSLDLQEVVNLVMDTLDSLIPYDAAGIYLVKCSRPFAQWEGGPDETCVFHTEAVRGYDIADMQELHLKMGEGLIGHVALSGKPFTSPDVRKEPRYVNARARTRSEMVAPIISNEEVIGVFDLESDELNAYDEHDLEVLMLLASQVAIIIEKVMLHEQLIEKQRLETQLEIARQVQLELLPATDPQLAGFDISAYNFPTEEVSGDYYDWVQSYDDQIGIVIADVSGKGVPAALLMAFLRASLRAASHIGYAPHISMAKVNYLLWESIERNQFVTAFYGILDATNRTLAYSNAGHNPPFLIDANGDAHFEERGGVPLGMFRDSRYYEYFAPIQPGQIFVLYTDGVTEAFNSDGEEYGRERLADAVRRARNLPARELINFLHQDLMDWTDGLGSHDDVTFFIVKAL from the coding sequence GTGGACAAGTTGCGAATGCTGCTCGACATCACCAAAAAAATCAGCCGCTCGCTCGATCTGCAAGAGGTTGTGAACCTGGTGATGGACACTTTGGACTCGCTGATTCCGTACGACGCGGCCGGCATTTATCTCGTGAAATGCTCGCGCCCGTTCGCGCAGTGGGAAGGCGGGCCCGATGAAACGTGCGTCTTTCATACCGAAGCAGTGCGGGGTTATGACATCGCCGACATGCAGGAACTGCACCTGAAGATGGGTGAAGGCTTGATCGGACACGTCGCTTTGAGCGGCAAGCCGTTTACTTCGCCGGACGTTCGCAAAGAGCCGCGCTATGTTAACGCGCGCGCGCGAACCCGATCCGAAATGGTGGCGCCGATCATCTCGAACGAGGAAGTAATCGGCGTGTTCGATCTCGAGAGCGATGAACTTAATGCTTACGATGAGCACGATCTGGAAGTGCTGATGCTGCTGGCCTCACAGGTGGCGATCATCATCGAGAAGGTGATGCTGCACGAACAGTTGATCGAGAAGCAGCGACTCGAGACGCAACTGGAAATTGCGCGACAGGTCCAGCTCGAGTTGCTGCCGGCGACAGATCCGCAGCTCGCCGGGTTCGACATCAGCGCGTACAACTTTCCGACTGAAGAAGTTTCCGGGGACTACTACGATTGGGTTCAGAGCTACGACGATCAGATTGGAATTGTGATCGCCGACGTGTCGGGTAAAGGCGTGCCCGCGGCGTTGTTGATGGCGTTTCTGCGCGCCAGCCTGCGCGCGGCGTCGCATATCGGTTACGCGCCGCACATTTCGATGGCGAAAGTTAACTACCTGCTGTGGGAGTCGATCGAGCGAAATCAGTTTGTCACGGCGTTCTACGGAATTCTCGACGCCACCAATCGAACGCTTGCGTACTCGAATGCCGGACACAATCCGCCGTTCCTGATTGACGCGAACGGAGATGCGCATTTTGAAGAGCGCGGTGGCGTGCCGCTGGGAATGTTTCGCGACTCGCGTTACTACGAATACTTCGCGCCCATCCAGCCCGGTCAGATCTTTGTGCTTTACACTGACGGCGTCACCGAAGCATTTAATTCTGACGGGGAAGAATACGGCCGCGAACGGCTGGCTGATGCCGTGCGGCGCGCGCGCAATTTGCCGGCGCGGGAACTGATTAATTTTCTTCACCAGGACCTGATGGACTGGACCGATGGCCTCGGCTCACATGATGACGTTACGTTCTTTATCGTGAAGGCGCTGTAA
- a CDS encoding ImmA/IrrE family metallo-endopeptidase codes for MNAFAALPPTEKRKQFELRALALRDFAGVRPDDALDPFALAEFARLLVVDFDQIKELSAESREHLLGDGMNDWSGGACSRPLPNGWRIVILNPAHGVQRNRATLMEEISHVFLGHRANRLAFSKDAGDGARAPVARDYNKSDEEEAYAVGAAALVPYAALRRLVFSGRTAEEIARRFRVSTPLAEYRIKVTHLWAAYKDASAATTQHV; via the coding sequence ATGAATGCTTTCGCTGCCCTCCCTCCGACGGAAAAAAGAAAACAGTTCGAGTTGCGCGCCCTCGCGTTGCGGGACTTCGCCGGTGTACGGCCGGACGACGCTCTCGATCCGTTTGCTCTCGCAGAGTTCGCCCGGCTCCTCGTCGTTGATTTCGACCAGATAAAAGAATTGTCGGCGGAATCACGCGAACACTTGTTAGGGGACGGGATGAACGATTGGTCGGGTGGCGCTTGCTCCAGGCCTTTACCGAACGGCTGGCGCATCGTAATCCTGAATCCCGCGCACGGTGTTCAAAGGAACCGCGCGACGCTGATGGAAGAAATTTCGCATGTGTTTCTCGGTCACCGAGCGAACCGGCTGGCGTTCAGTAAGGATGCGGGCGATGGCGCCCGCGCTCCAGTCGCCCGCGACTACAACAAATCGGACGAAGAGGAGGCGTACGCGGTCGGCGCTGCGGCGCTGGTGCCCTACGCGGCGTTGCGTCGCCTGGTGTTCAGCGGCCGCACCGCCGAAGAAATCGCCCGGCGCTTTCGGGTCAGTACGCCGCTCGCCGAATACCGCATCAAAGTCACGCATCTTTGGGCCGCGTATAAAGATGCTTCTGCCGCGACGACTCAGCACGTATAA
- the ftsY gene encoding signal recognition particle-docking protein FtsY has product MPFWRRKKDEFVSLGLNTPAAPEPIAPAAPEPGTAPPPATSSMPAVAIEPNTAPELAPTPAQSEASRKPSPPEPVKSQPSTRWQTSVLGLDLSIEQLQAQEAALEQEFSARFRRAVSATRESLSQRIDTVFAGAKKIDVELLDQLEEALIAADIGVPTTMHVLETVRRGISRKEIDDIEKLKHAIKSELLTILQGAEKQGVASEASVPENISPYVMMIVGVNGVGKTTTIGKLAQRIKAEGNDVLICAADTFRAAASDQLAIWAERTGVPLIQQKQGTDPAAVLFDSMKAAKARGSDVLIVDTAGRLHNKSNLMAELEKMKRVAGREVEGAPHETLLVVDAVTGQNGLEQARQFLKIAGVTGIVLTKLDGTAKGGIAVAIAKELGLPIRYAGIGEKVDDLVVFDSEQYVNSLFN; this is encoded by the coding sequence ATGCCTTTTTGGAGAAGAAAGAAAGACGAGTTTGTGTCGCTTGGGCTAAATACGCCGGCCGCGCCTGAGCCGATCGCGCCTGCTGCGCCTGAGCCGGGCACAGCGCCGCCACCCGCAACATCGTCAATGCCGGCTGTCGCTATTGAGCCCAACACAGCGCCTGAATTGGCGCCGACACCGGCTCAATCGGAAGCGAGCAGGAAGCCATCGCCCCCAGAGCCTGTGAAATCACAGCCTTCAACCCGTTGGCAGACTTCGGTCCTCGGTCTAGATCTGTCGATTGAGCAACTGCAGGCGCAGGAAGCGGCGCTGGAGCAGGAGTTCTCCGCGCGTTTTCGGCGCGCGGTATCGGCCACGCGCGAGTCGCTGTCGCAAAGGATCGATACGGTTTTCGCCGGCGCCAAGAAAATCGATGTTGAGTTGCTCGACCAGCTTGAAGAAGCTCTCATTGCCGCCGACATCGGCGTGCCGACGACGATGCACGTGCTCGAAACTGTTCGTCGCGGCATCAGCCGAAAAGAAATTGATGATATCGAAAAGCTGAAGCACGCAATCAAGTCCGAGTTGCTGACGATCCTGCAGGGCGCTGAAAAGCAGGGTGTCGCTTCGGAAGCCAGCGTGCCGGAAAACATTTCGCCGTACGTGATGATGATTGTCGGCGTTAATGGCGTCGGTAAGACAACGACTATCGGCAAGCTCGCCCAGCGAATCAAAGCCGAAGGCAACGATGTTTTGATTTGCGCGGCGGACACGTTTCGCGCGGCGGCGTCTGATCAACTGGCTATTTGGGCCGAACGCACCGGCGTGCCTTTGATTCAGCAGAAGCAGGGGACTGATCCCGCGGCCGTTCTGTTTGATTCGATGAAAGCAGCGAAGGCGCGCGGGTCAGACGTGCTCATCGTCGATACGGCCGGCCGGCTGCATAACAAATCAAACTTGATGGCTGAACTCGAGAAGATGAAACGGGTAGCGGGCCGGGAAGTCGAAGGTGCACCGCACGAAACGCTCCTGGTTGTTGATGCCGTTACGGGACAGAACGGATTGGAGCAGGCGCGTCAGTTTTTGAAAATCGCGGGTGTTACCGGGATCGTTCTGACGAAACTGGATGGTACAGCCAAAGGCGGAATCGCCGTCGCGATCGCTAAAGAACTTGGTTTGCCGATTCGTTACGCGGGCATCGGCGAGAAGGTTGACGACCTCGTCGTCTTCGATTCCGAGCAGTATGTGAACAGTCTTTTCAACTGA